From the Rhodoferax sp. WC2427 genome, one window contains:
- a CDS encoding diguanylate cyclase, which produces MRWGIVSKLALLLASVGFLASGLTGFYAFQASRTLLVDSAKNRLLTSTQVLARRITLTREEVSRNLQVLASLPTSVAILQHEDASDTERMAKLFSLLIEANPSYLQLRLISASDYGLERVRVERVGPSTLRVQGDDLQEKGHYAYVSDTLKLPARATYMSRITINHEGGSFAGLEQPTLQLAMPVMDASNTAIGVVVVNLDLNGMFSLLAADLPTAFKLFLANAEGDILVHPDNSKTFGFDRGRRVLVQDEFEPLRAVVEGKLDQVVFEAREDDYADAPVVAAFIAQKVQTVSSESRLILGLAQPLDQVLVQTQQLGNTILQIVVGLFLLCLLVAVLLAQALTRPINAVTAAAQRFANGLPPGDLPLLRRDEIGSLARSFHQMHLQITQQLADLHDSQEELEHLAQHDILTGLPNRRLFQDRLEQALAHARRYGEKVCLLFIDLDGFKSINDDYGHDAGDAVLKTVAQRMQRIVREVDMVARLGGDEFVVLLGAAVSHSHLAAVASKLLAATKEPIPLQGQVLQLTASIGISRYPEDGQSATEILATADQAMYSAKLGGRDGYRFFSAGLD; this is translated from the coding sequence ATGAGGTGGGGCATCGTCAGCAAGCTGGCGCTGTTGCTTGCTTCGGTGGGCTTTCTGGCATCCGGTCTGACCGGCTTCTATGCATTCCAGGCCAGCCGCACGCTGCTGGTGGACTCGGCCAAGAACAGGCTGCTGACCTCCACCCAGGTGCTGGCCCGGCGCATCACCCTGACCCGGGAAGAAGTCTCGCGCAACCTGCAGGTGCTGGCGAGCCTGCCGACCTCGGTTGCCATCCTGCAACACGAAGACGCGAGCGATACGGAGCGGATGGCCAAGCTGTTCAGCCTGCTGATCGAGGCCAACCCCAGCTACCTGCAGCTGCGCCTGATCTCGGCCAGCGACTACGGGCTGGAGCGGGTGCGGGTGGAGCGGGTCGGCCCGTCCACGCTGCGGGTACAGGGCGACGACCTGCAGGAGAAAGGCCACTACGCCTATGTCTCCGACACCCTGAAACTGCCCGCCCGCGCCACCTACATGTCGCGCATCACCATCAACCACGAGGGCGGCTCGTTTGCCGGGCTGGAGCAGCCCACGCTGCAACTGGCCATGCCGGTGATGGATGCCAGCAATACGGCCATCGGCGTGGTGGTGGTGAACCTGGACCTGAACGGCATGTTCAGCCTGCTGGCCGCCGACCTGCCCACCGCGTTCAAGCTGTTTCTGGCCAACGCCGAGGGCGACATCCTGGTCCACCCGGACAACAGCAAGACCTTCGGCTTCGACAGGGGGCGGCGCGTATTGGTGCAAGACGAATTCGAGCCCCTGCGCGCGGTGGTCGAGGGCAAGCTTGACCAGGTGGTGTTCGAGGCCCGCGAGGACGACTATGCCGATGCCCCGGTGGTGGCGGCCTTCATTGCGCAAAAGGTCCAGACCGTGAGCAGCGAAAGCCGTCTGATTCTGGGCCTGGCGCAGCCGCTGGACCAGGTACTGGTGCAAACCCAGCAGCTGGGCAACACCATATTGCAGATCGTGGTGGGCCTGTTCCTGCTGTGCCTGTTGGTGGCCGTGCTGCTGGCCCAGGCCCTGACGCGCCCGATCAACGCCGTGACCGCCGCCGCCCAGCGCTTTGCCAATGGCTTGCCGCCGGGCGACCTGCCCCTGCTGCGGCGGGACGAAATCGGCAGCCTGGCGCGCAGCTTCCACCAGATGCACCTGCAGATCACCCAACAATTGGCCGATCTGCACGACAGCCAGGAAGAGCTGGAGCACCTGGCCCAGCACGACATCCTGACCGGCCTGCCCAACCGCCGTCTGTTCCAGGATCGGCTGGAGCAGGCCCTGGCCCACGCCCGCCGCTATGGCGAAAAGGTCTGCCTGCTGTTCATCGACCTGGACGGCTTCAAATCCATCAACGACGATTACGGCCACGACGCGGGCGATGCGGTACTGAAAACCGTGGCCCAGCGCATGCAGCGCATCGTGCGCGAGGTAGACATGGTGGCCCGCCTGGGCGGCGATGAGTTTGTGGTGCTGCTGGGTGCCGCCGTGTCGCACAGCCACCTGGCGGCCGTTGCCAGCAAGCTGCTGGCCGCCACCAAAGAGCCCATTCCCTTGCAAGGCCAGGTGTTGCAGCTGACCGCCAGCATCGGCATCAGCCGCTACCCGGAAGACGGCCAGAGCGCCACCGAGATCCTGGCCACCGCCGACCAGGCCATGTACAGCGCCAAGCTGGGCGGGCGCGACGGCTACCGCTTCTTCTCTGCCGGCCTGGATTAG
- a CDS encoding FkbM family methyltransferase produces the protein MPPFPRRLWDESLQPALRGLGLDVRRYPPQEPPPWTQGAFQDLLDSRKADPSGQQIARQDEIAFLLFCFQHVAESNAQLLQDLFVRHELQGLRGGFFVEFGAADGIHLSNSWGLETHLAWRGILAEPARNWHERLKLNRACTVETRCVWSRTGEILQFNEVPVSEFSTIAAFTDKDQRADARKNGTLYDVETISLLDLLDEHAAPPCIDYLSIDTEGSELTILEAFDFSRYQVRTITVEHNYTSDREKIHDLLTARGFQRKFTEFSNFDDWYVNRLV, from the coding sequence ATGCCCCCATTTCCCCGCCGCCTTTGGGACGAGTCGCTGCAGCCCGCCTTGCGCGGGCTGGGCCTGGATGTACGCCGTTATCCACCGCAGGAGCCGCCGCCCTGGACCCAGGGCGCGTTCCAGGATTTGCTGGACAGCCGCAAGGCCGACCCATCAGGCCAACAGATAGCCCGGCAGGACGAGATCGCGTTCTTGCTGTTTTGCTTCCAGCATGTGGCGGAATCCAATGCCCAGCTGTTGCAAGATCTGTTTGTGCGCCATGAGCTGCAAGGGCTGCGGGGCGGGTTCTTTGTGGAGTTTGGCGCGGCAGACGGCATCCACCTGAGCAACTCCTGGGGGCTGGAAACCCACCTCGCCTGGCGCGGCATCCTGGCCGAGCCGGCCCGCAACTGGCACGAACGGCTCAAGCTCAACCGCGCCTGCACCGTGGAAACCCGCTGCGTGTGGAGCCGCACCGGTGAGATCTTGCAGTTCAACGAGGTGCCGGTGTCCGAGTTCTCCACCATTGCCGCGTTCACCGACAAAGACCAGCGCGCCGATGCCCGCAAGAACGGTACGCTGTACGACGTGGAAACCATCTCGCTGCTGGACCTGCTGGACGAGCACGCGGCACCGCCCTGTATCGACTACCTGTCCATCGACACCGAGGGCTCCGAGCTCACCATCCTGGAGGCTTTCGACTTCTCGCGCTACCAGGTCCGCACCATCACCGTGGAACACAACTACACCAGCGACCGCGAGAAAATCCACGACCTGCTGACCGCGCGCGGCTTCCAGCGCAAGTTCACCGAGTTCTCGAACTTTGACGACTGGTATGTGAACCGCTTGGTATAG